In one Brienomyrus brachyistius isolate T26 chromosome 5, BBRACH_0.4, whole genome shotgun sequence genomic region, the following are encoded:
- the LOC125742018 gene encoding beta-galactoside-binding lectin-like, with translation MNLSLMDMAVKAANKLTITGILTLDAKRFTINVGHGERNIALHFDARFNYQGDRRIIILNYKRDGNFSTEKRIKHFFFQQGKEFQITITFNHDEFHVTIPDDYPVPFPNSFGDDQFKFIQVLGDIRLKSFDIE, from the exons ATGAAT CTGTCACTGATGGACATGGCTGTGAAGGCTGCGAACAAACTGACGATCACAGGTATTCTCACCCTTGACGCCAAGAG gttcaCCATCAATGTTGGCCACGGGGAGAGAAACATTGCCCTGCATTTCGATGCCCGCTTCAACTACCAAGGGGACCGTCGCATCATCATCTTAAACTACAAGCGCGATGGCAACTTTTCCACCGAGAAGAGGATCAAACATTTCTTCTTTCAGCAGGGAAAGGAGTTCCAG ataacAATCACCTTCAACCATGATGAATTTCATGTTACGATCCCTGATGACTACCCGGTGCCATTCCCCAATAGTTTTGGTGATGATCAGTTCAAGTTCATCCAAGTACTGGGGGATATAAGACTCAAGAGCTTCGACATTGAATAA